A part of Streptomyces sp. NBC_01497 genomic DNA contains:
- a CDS encoding SpoIIE family protein phosphatase has product MAEPGVETLTRSSVITARAAATFDPEGRSVAAARAFVRDTLQGWGCAEIVDDAVVLTSELVTNAVVHAGTAADVRCLRGEDGVRVEVADRYPEREVPLQATGPSFGNLDSEHGRGLLLCAALASRWGVEYTPSYKQVWFQLDMPERPIGTRSAGPALPTALLPVAEDARVRVAVIQVDQAASVAAWNEDATALFGYPAEQTVGKPITDFAAWPHTPGISMGVVEALQLSRWEGSYGIRDADGRVVPVYASHLRVRDTHGEPSTVCLLVRDTERAVIQTPARPSNKDNGENRSADPFEVFIGSPAPDDLDGLLQRTVERSRDMLDADAAFLLLATDDETELEVRATTGLPSARQRFARVPVEAGTGRYGSARLPAVHDDLGAVPGAVPLLAGTGMRSVVTVPLKVEGRLTGSLGVAAEAPGRYSNEQALRLQFAADRIALAVESARLGELERLRRGSLSFLVEASDLLAGTLDRDQTLALMAQMTVPTLATWCAVYTIADQSSEPELSFVLHEDEERIDGLKALLSKIDPPEPVPTPGARIWTAPADAAHQSALRSSMRERTSGSTTPGSGVGPSLATAAAVGGETVVLPLVARNRVIGMLTLGKPSDDHFRQEILELAEDLSRRAALALDNARLYSERTAISQSLQRSLLPPELPVIPGVEVEVIYRAAGEGNEVGGDFYDLFPISDGTYGFAIGDVCGTGPEAAAVTGLARHALRLLAREGLGGPAVLERLNAAILDEGPRSRFLTLLYGELRPQDDGSARLTMVCAGHPLPLRLRQDGSVEAAAEPQTLLGVMDDLDLYEQTVTLDPGDVLLCVTDGVTERREGTRMLGDDGLAEVLATCTGLTAGAVAARILRAVERFAAAPASDDMAIVALRVPEPHA; this is encoded by the coding sequence GCGGTCCGTCGCTGCGGCCCGGGCCTTCGTCCGCGACACCCTCCAGGGCTGGGGCTGCGCCGAAATCGTCGACGACGCGGTCGTCCTGACCAGCGAACTCGTGACCAACGCCGTCGTCCACGCGGGCACCGCCGCCGACGTGCGCTGCCTGCGCGGCGAGGACGGCGTACGGGTCGAGGTCGCGGACCGCTACCCCGAACGCGAGGTGCCCCTCCAGGCCACCGGCCCCTCGTTCGGCAACCTCGACAGCGAACACGGCAGAGGGCTGCTGCTGTGCGCCGCCCTCGCCTCCCGCTGGGGCGTCGAATACACCCCCTCCTACAAGCAGGTCTGGTTCCAGCTCGACATGCCCGAGCGGCCCATCGGCACCCGGTCCGCGGGACCGGCCCTGCCGACGGCTCTGCTGCCGGTCGCCGAGGACGCCCGGGTACGGGTCGCGGTGATCCAGGTCGACCAGGCCGCCTCCGTGGCCGCCTGGAACGAGGACGCCACCGCCCTCTTCGGCTACCCGGCGGAACAGACCGTGGGCAAGCCCATCACCGACTTCGCCGCCTGGCCGCACACGCCCGGTATCAGCATGGGGGTCGTCGAGGCCCTGCAGCTCTCCCGCTGGGAGGGCAGCTACGGCATCCGCGACGCCGACGGCAGAGTCGTCCCCGTGTACGCCTCCCACCTGCGCGTACGGGACACGCACGGGGAACCGTCCACGGTGTGCCTGCTCGTGCGGGACACCGAGCGCGCGGTGATCCAGACCCCGGCGCGCCCCTCCAACAAGGACAACGGCGAGAACCGGAGCGCCGACCCCTTCGAGGTCTTCATCGGCTCCCCCGCCCCCGACGACCTCGACGGCCTCCTCCAGCGCACCGTCGAACGCTCGCGCGACATGCTCGACGCGGACGCCGCCTTCCTCCTCCTCGCGACCGACGACGAGACGGAACTGGAGGTGCGGGCCACCACCGGCCTGCCGTCCGCCCGCCAGCGCTTCGCCCGGGTCCCCGTCGAGGCCGGCACCGGCCGCTACGGGTCCGCCCGGCTGCCCGCCGTCCACGACGACCTCGGCGCGGTGCCCGGCGCCGTACCGCTCCTCGCGGGCACCGGAATGCGCTCCGTCGTCACCGTTCCCCTCAAGGTGGAGGGCCGCCTCACGGGCTCCCTCGGGGTCGCCGCCGAGGCCCCCGGCCGCTACTCCAACGAGCAGGCGCTGCGTCTGCAGTTCGCGGCGGACCGGATCGCGCTCGCCGTGGAGTCCGCCCGCCTCGGCGAACTGGAACGGCTGCGGCGCGGCTCCCTGTCCTTCCTGGTGGAGGCCTCCGACCTGCTCGCGGGGACACTGGACCGCGACCAGACCCTCGCACTGATGGCGCAGATGACCGTCCCCACCCTCGCCACCTGGTGCGCGGTCTACACCATCGCCGACCAGTCCTCCGAGCCCGAACTGTCCTTCGTCCTGCACGAGGACGAGGAGCGTATCGACGGGCTCAAGGCGCTGCTCTCCAAGATCGACCCGCCGGAACCGGTACCCACCCCGGGCGCCAGGATCTGGACCGCCCCCGCCGACGCCGCGCACCAGTCCGCGCTGCGGTCCTCGATGCGGGAGCGGACCAGCGGCTCCACCACGCCCGGCTCCGGGGTGGGCCCTTCACTGGCGACGGCGGCGGCTGTCGGCGGCGAGACCGTCGTCCTGCCGCTGGTGGCGCGCAACCGGGTCATCGGCATGCTCACCCTCGGCAAGCCGTCGGACGACCACTTCCGCCAGGAGATCCTCGAACTCGCGGAGGACCTGTCCCGCAGGGCGGCCCTCGCCCTCGACAACGCACGCCTGTACTCGGAGCGCACGGCGATCAGTCAGTCGCTCCAGCGCAGCCTCCTGCCGCCGGAACTGCCCGTGATCCCCGGCGTCGAGGTGGAGGTCATCTACCGTGCGGCCGGCGAGGGAAACGAGGTGGGCGGCGACTTCTACGACCTCTTCCCCATCAGCGACGGCACCTACGGTTTCGCCATCGGCGACGTGTGCGGTACGGGCCCGGAGGCAGCGGCCGTCACGGGCCTCGCCCGGCACGCGCTGCGCCTCCTCGCCCGCGAGGGCCTCGGTGGCCCCGCGGTGCTGGAGCGGCTCAACGCGGCCATCCTCGACGAAGGCCCCCGCAGCCGTTTCCTCACCCTCCTGTACGGCGAACTGCGTCCCCAGGACGACGGCAGCGCCCGGCTGACGATGGTGTGCGCCGGGCACCCGCTGCCGCTGCGCCTGCGCCAGGACGGGTCCGTCGAGGCGGCGGCCGAACCTCAGACGCTGCTGGGCGTGATGGACGACCTCGACCTGTACGAGCAGACCGTCACCCTCGACCCCGGCGACGTCCTGCTCTGCGTCACCGACGGCGTCACGGAGCGCCGCGAGGGCACCCGCATGCTGGGCGACGACGGCCTGGCCGAAGTGCTCGCCACCTGCACGGGGCTGACGGCCGGGGCGGTCGCCGCGCGCATCCTGCGCGCGGTGGAGCGCTTCGCGGCGGCGCCCGCGTCGGACGACATGGCGATCGTCGCCCTGCGCGTCCCCGAGCCGCACGCCTGA
- a CDS encoding winged helix-turn-helix transcriptional regulator, producing MTPESGGSQPNVNQAGCPSRLVLEHVTSRWGVLALSALLERSYRFSELRREVGGVSEKMLAQTLQTLERDGFVHRDAKPVIPPRVDYSLTDLGRHAAEQVWALARWAESSVPAVLDAREAYDGARSA from the coding sequence ATGACACCGGAGTCGGGGGGTTCGCAGCCGAACGTGAACCAGGCGGGCTGCCCTTCGCGTCTCGTGCTGGAGCATGTGACGAGCCGCTGGGGCGTGCTGGCGCTGTCGGCGCTGCTGGAGCGCTCGTACCGGTTCAGCGAGCTGCGGCGGGAGGTCGGCGGCGTCAGCGAGAAGATGCTCGCGCAGACGTTGCAGACCCTGGAGCGGGACGGTTTCGTCCACCGGGACGCCAAGCCCGTCATCCCGCCGCGCGTCGACTACTCGCTGACCGACCTGGGGCGGCACGCGGCCGAGCAGGTGTGGGCGCTGGCCCGGTGGGCCGAGAGCAGCGTTCCGGCCGTCCTCGACGCCCGCGAGGCGTACGACGGTGCCCGGAGCGCCTGA
- a CDS encoding SDR family oxidoreductase, whose translation MSIVITGATGQLGRLVVADLLAAGVPADGITAVSRTKEKAEDLAAAGVRVHLADYDDPASFADAFRAGDRVLLISGTDMGRRTAQHAVVIDAAKAAGVAQLAYVGAFGGPGADFLLAAEHRETEQLILDSKLPYTFLRNNWYTDAPAYTADLQGILERGEFVSSTTPGARIATAPRTDYAQAAARVLREDGHLGKAYELSGDTAWTFDAFADEVSRQSGRRVVHRPVAPDEHQAVLTGAGLPEGLATLLVDVDAAISRGLLAGTPGDLSRLLGRPTKPLADSIRETLAALNAK comes from the coding sequence ATGAGCATCGTGATCACCGGAGCAACAGGACAGCTCGGGCGTCTGGTCGTCGCCGACCTGCTGGCCGCCGGGGTGCCGGCGGACGGCATCACGGCGGTGTCCCGTACGAAGGAGAAGGCCGAGGACCTCGCGGCGGCGGGCGTGCGGGTGCACCTCGCCGACTATGACGACCCGGCCTCCTTCGCGGACGCCTTCCGCGCCGGCGACCGGGTCCTGCTGATCTCCGGTACGGACATGGGCCGGCGCACGGCACAGCACGCGGTTGTGATCGACGCGGCGAAGGCCGCGGGCGTCGCCCAGCTCGCCTACGTGGGGGCCTTCGGCGGGCCCGGGGCCGACTTCCTGCTGGCGGCGGAGCACCGGGAGACGGAGCAGCTCATCCTGGACTCGAAGCTGCCGTACACGTTCCTGCGCAACAACTGGTACACCGACGCTCCGGCGTACACCGCGGACCTCCAGGGGATCCTGGAGCGGGGCGAGTTCGTCAGCAGCACGACACCCGGCGCGCGGATCGCCACGGCGCCGCGCACGGACTACGCGCAGGCAGCGGCGCGCGTCCTGCGCGAGGACGGCCACCTGGGGAAGGCGTACGAGCTGAGCGGCGACACGGCCTGGACGTTCGACGCGTTCGCCGACGAGGTGTCACGGCAGTCCGGACGCCGGGTCGTTCACCGCCCGGTCGCCCCCGACGAGCACCAGGCCGTCCTCACGGGAGCGGGACTCCCCGAGGGCTTGGCAACCCTCCTGGTGGACGTGGACGCGGCGATCAGCCGTGGCCTGCTCGCCGGTACACCCGGCGACCTCTCGCGACTGCTCGGCCGGCCGACTAAGCCGCTCGCGGACTCGATCCGCGAGACGCTCGCCGCGCTGAACGCGAAGTGA
- a CDS encoding ribonuclease J: protein MSHPHPELAAPPKLPKGGLRVTPLGGLGEIGRNMTVFEYGGRLLIVDCGVLFPEEEQPGVDLILPDFTILKERLNDIEGVVLTHGHEDHIGGVPYLLRLKPDIPLIGSKLTLALIEAKLQEHRIRPYTLEVAEGHRERIGPFDCQFIAVNHSIPDALAVAIRTPAGMVVHTGDFKMDQLPLDGRLTDLRTFAKLGEEGIDLLLADSTNAEVPGFVPPERDISGVLRQVFANANKRIIVASFASHVHRIQQILDTAHEYGRRVAFVGRSMVRNMGIARDLGYLRVPPGLVVDVKTLDDLPDHEVVLVCTGSQGEPMAALSRMANRDHQIRIVQGDTVILASSLIPGNENAVYRVINGLTRWGANVIHKGNAKVHVSGHASAGELLYFYNICRPKNLMPVHGEWRHLRANAELGALTGVPKDRIVIAEDGVVVDLIGGKAKITGKVQAGYVYVDGLSVGDVDESSLKDRRILGDEGIVSVFVVVDSTTGKVVGGPHFQARGSGIDDAAFAAVLPKVDEAIARSAQDGVSDPHQIQQLIRRTVGKWVSDTYRRRPMILPVVVEV from the coding sequence TTGAGTCATCCGCATCCCGAACTCGCCGCCCCGCCGAAGCTGCCCAAGGGCGGCCTCCGCGTCACCCCGCTCGGTGGCCTCGGCGAGATCGGCCGCAACATGACGGTCTTCGAGTACGGCGGCCGCCTGCTCATCGTCGACTGCGGCGTGCTCTTCCCCGAGGAGGAGCAGCCCGGCGTCGACCTGATCCTGCCCGACTTCACGATCCTGAAGGAGCGGCTGAACGACATCGAGGGTGTCGTTCTCACGCACGGCCACGAGGACCACATCGGCGGTGTGCCGTACCTGCTGCGGCTGAAGCCCGACATCCCGCTCATCGGCTCCAAGCTGACCCTGGCCCTCATCGAGGCCAAGCTGCAGGAGCACCGGATCCGTCCGTACACCCTGGAGGTGGCGGAAGGGCACCGCGAGCGCATCGGCCCGTTCGACTGCCAGTTCATCGCGGTGAACCACTCCATCCCCGACGCGCTCGCCGTCGCCATCCGCACGCCCGCGGGCATGGTCGTGCACACCGGTGACTTCAAGATGGACCAGCTGCCGCTGGACGGCCGGCTCACCGACCTGCGCACCTTCGCCAAGCTCGGCGAGGAGGGCATCGACCTGCTGCTGGCGGACTCCACCAACGCGGAGGTCCCCGGCTTCGTCCCGCCCGAGCGGGACATCTCCGGGGTGCTGCGGCAGGTCTTCGCCAACGCCAACAAGCGCATCATCGTGGCGAGTTTCGCCAGCCACGTCCACCGGATCCAGCAGATCCTGGACACGGCGCACGAGTACGGCCGCCGGGTCGCCTTCGTCGGCCGCTCCATGGTCCGCAACATGGGAATCGCCCGGGACCTCGGCTACCTGCGGGTGCCTCCGGGGCTCGTGGTGGACGTGAAGACGCTGGACGACCTGCCGGACCACGAGGTCGTGCTCGTCTGTACGGGTTCTCAGGGCGAGCCCATGGCGGCCCTGTCCCGGATGGCCAACCGCGACCACCAGATCCGGATCGTCCAGGGCGACACCGTGATCCTCGCGTCGTCCCTCATCCCGGGCAACGAGAACGCGGTCTACCGCGTCATCAACGGCCTGACCCGGTGGGGCGCGAACGTCATCCACAAGGGCAACGCGAAGGTCCACGTATCGGGCCACGCCTCGGCCGGCGAGCTGCTGTACTTCTACAACATCTGCCGGCCGAAGAACCTCATGCCGGTCCACGGCGAGTGGCGGCATCTGCGTGCCAACGCCGAACTGGGCGCGCTGACGGGGGTCCCCAAGGACCGCATCGTCATCGCGGAGGACGGTGTGGTGGTCGACCTGATCGGCGGCAAGGCGAAGATCACCGGCAAGGTGCAGGCCGGCTACGTCTACGTGGACGGCCTCTCGGTCGGTGACGTGGACGAGTCGTCCCTCAAGGACCGGCGCATCCTCGGCGACGAGGGCATCGTGTCGGTGTTCGTGGTGGTCGACTCCACGACCGGCAAGGTCGTCGGGGGCCCGCACTTCCAGGCGCGCGGCTCCGGCATCGACGACGCCGCTTTCGCGGCCGTCCTGCCGAAGGTGGACGAGGCGATCGCCAGATCCGCCCAGGACGGCGTCTCCGACCCGCACCAGATCCAGCAGCTCATCCGCCGCACGGTGGGCAAGTGGGTCTCGGACACCTACCGCAGGCGCCCGATGATCCTGCCCGTGGTGGTTGAGGTCTGA
- the dapA gene encoding 4-hydroxy-tetrahydrodipicolinate synthase, whose translation MAPTSTPETPFGRVLTAMVTPFMADGTLDVDGAQRLATHLVDAGNDGLVLNGTTGESPTTTDAEKEQLVRAVVEAVGDRAHVVAGVGTNDTRHSLELARTAERAGAHGLLAVTPYYSKPPQEGLLQHFTAIADATDLPVMLYDIPGRSGVPIDTETMIRLGRHPRIVANKDAKGDLGRASLAIAESGLAWYSGDDMLNLPLLSVGAVGFVSVVGHVATPELRELVEAFSHGDVQKAAEIHQKLLPVFIGMFRTQGVITTKAALTLRNLPGGPLRLPLVGLTEQETAQLKHDLTAGGVQL comes from the coding sequence ATGGCTCCGACCTCTACTCCCGAGACCCCCTTCGGCAGGGTCCTCACCGCCATGGTCACGCCCTTCATGGCGGACGGCACGCTCGACGTCGACGGTGCCCAGCGGCTCGCCACCCACCTGGTGGACGCGGGGAACGACGGCCTGGTACTCAACGGCACCACCGGTGAGTCCCCGACCACCACGGACGCGGAGAAAGAGCAGCTGGTACGGGCCGTGGTGGAAGCGGTCGGGGACCGCGCCCACGTCGTGGCCGGCGTCGGCACCAACGACACGCGGCACAGCCTGGAACTGGCGCGCACCGCGGAGCGGGCCGGCGCCCACGGGCTGCTCGCCGTGACGCCGTACTACAGCAAGCCGCCCCAGGAGGGTCTCCTCCAGCACTTCACGGCGATCGCGGACGCCACCGACCTCCCGGTGATGCTCTACGACATCCCGGGCCGCAGCGGCGTCCCGATCGACACCGAGACCATGATCCGGCTCGGCCGCCACCCGCGGATCGTCGCCAACAAGGACGCCAAGGGCGACCTGGGCCGCGCCAGTCTCGCCATCGCGGAATCGGGCCTCGCCTGGTACTCCGGCGACGACATGCTCAACCTGCCGCTCCTGTCCGTCGGCGCCGTCGGTTTCGTGTCCGTCGTCGGACACGTCGCCACCCCCGAGCTGCGGGAGCTCGTCGAGGCGTTCAGCCACGGCGACGTGCAGAAGGCGGCCGAGATCCACCAGAAACTGCTGCCGGTCTTCATCGGCATGTTCCGCACGCAGGGCGTCATCACCACCAAGGCCGCGCTGACCCTGCGCAACCTCCCGGGCGGTCCGCTGCGTCTTCCGCTGGTCGGACTCACCGAGCAGGAGACCGCCCAGCTCAAGCACGACCTCACCGCCGGCGGGGTACAGCTCTGA
- the thyX gene encoding FAD-dependent thymidylate synthase: MSTDKAGPEPRFRSDVAVELVKHSASDSDVLWAARVSTAGEQSLEELSKDPERSKGLINYLMRDRHGSPFEHNSMTFFVSAPIFVFREFMRHRVGWSYNEESGRYRELLPVFYVPGEDRKLVQQGRPGKYEFVHGTPEQHATVTAAMEESYRHSYAAYQEMLAAGVAREVARATLPVGLFSSMYATCNARSLMHFLGLRTQHESATVPSFPQREIEMVGERMEEHWRGLMPLTHAAFNGNGRVAP, encoded by the coding sequence GTGAGCACCGACAAGGCCGGGCCGGAGCCAAGATTTCGCAGCGATGTCGCCGTCGAGTTGGTGAAGCACAGCGCGTCCGACTCCGACGTCCTGTGGGCCGCCCGCGTCTCCACGGCAGGCGAGCAGTCCCTGGAGGAGCTGTCCAAGGACCCGGAGCGCTCGAAGGGCCTGATCAACTACTTGATGCGGGACCGCCACGGCAGCCCGTTCGAACACAACTCGATGACCTTCTTCGTCAGCGCCCCGATCTTCGTCTTCCGCGAGTTCATGCGTCACAGGGTCGGATGGTCGTACAACGAGGAGTCCGGCAGGTATCGCGAGCTGCTGCCCGTCTTCTACGTCCCCGGCGAGGACCGCAAGCTCGTCCAGCAGGGCCGGCCGGGGAAGTACGAGTTCGTGCACGGCACCCCCGAACAGCACGCGACGGTCACCGCGGCCATGGAGGAGTCCTACCGGCACTCCTACGCCGCGTACCAGGAGATGCTGGCGGCCGGCGTCGCGCGCGAGGTGGCGCGGGCGACCCTGCCCGTGGGCCTGTTCTCGTCGATGTACGCGACGTGCAACGCCCGCTCGCTGATGCACTTCCTCGGACTGCGCACGCAGCACGAGAGCGCCACGGTCCCCTCCTTCCCCCAGCGGGAGATCGAGATGGTCGGTGAGCGGATGGAGGAGCACTGGCGAGGGCTTATGCCCCTCACGCACGCGGCCTTCAACGGCAACGGCCGGGTAGCTCCCTGA
- a CDS encoding tetratricopeptide repeat protein: MSAKITYVVGAVVLVFYFFLAGTRGVWLIQAGTPVTVVFGVAVLILPFIGAWFLWQNTRFVTRANRLAAELDAEGGLPVDELVRGAGGRIDRASADAVFERRRVETEETPDDWRCWFRLAVAYRDARDTPRARKAMQRAIALRDGRPVRA; encoded by the coding sequence ATGAGCGCAAAGATCACCTACGTCGTCGGCGCCGTCGTCCTCGTCTTCTACTTCTTCCTCGCCGGCACCCGGGGCGTCTGGCTCATCCAGGCCGGCACCCCGGTCACCGTCGTCTTCGGCGTCGCCGTCCTGATCCTGCCGTTCATCGGGGCCTGGTTCCTCTGGCAGAACACCCGCTTCGTCACCCGCGCCAACCGGCTCGCCGCCGAACTGGACGCCGAGGGCGGCCTGCCCGTCGACGAGCTCGTCCGCGGCGCGGGCGGACGCATCGACCGCGCGTCCGCGGACGCGGTCTTCGAACGCCGCCGCGTCGAGACGGAGGAGACCCCCGACGACTGGCGCTGCTGGTTCCGGCTCGCGGTCGCCTACCGCGACGCCCGGGACACACCAAGGGCCCGCAAGGCGATGCAGCGTGCCATAGCGCTCCGCGACGGCAGACCCGTCCGCGCCTGA
- the dapB gene encoding 4-hydroxy-tetrahydrodipicolinate reductase → MSKLRVAVLGAKGRIGSEAVRAVEAADDMELVATVGRGDKLETLVESGAQVAVELTTPASVMGNLDFCVRHGIHAVVGTTGWTEERLAELGTSLAASPTTGVLIAPNFSIGAVLTMKFSELAARMFESVEIVELHHPNKADAPSGTATRTAQLVAGARAAAGLGDQPDATRTALEGARGADVDGVRVHSVRLRGLLAHQEVILGAEGETLTIRHDSLHHSSFMPGILLGVRRVVGAPGLTVGLEHFLDLA, encoded by the coding sequence ATGAGCAAGCTGCGTGTGGCCGTACTCGGCGCCAAGGGCCGTATCGGTTCCGAGGCGGTACGGGCCGTCGAGGCCGCCGACGACATGGAACTGGTCGCGACCGTCGGCCGGGGCGACAAGCTGGAGACGCTCGTCGAGTCCGGCGCCCAGGTCGCGGTCGAACTGACCACACCCGCCTCGGTGATGGGCAACCTCGACTTCTGCGTACGGCATGGCATCCACGCCGTCGTCGGGACCACGGGCTGGACCGAGGAGCGCCTCGCCGAACTCGGCACGTCGCTTGCCGCCTCGCCCACGACCGGTGTGCTCATCGCACCGAACTTCTCCATCGGCGCCGTGCTCACCATGAAGTTCTCCGAGCTGGCGGCCCGGATGTTCGAGTCCGTCGAGATCGTGGAACTGCACCACCCGAACAAGGCAGACGCCCCCTCCGGCACAGCCACCAGGACCGCCCAGCTCGTCGCCGGGGCCCGCGCCGCCGCGGGCCTCGGCGACCAGCCGGACGCCACCAGGACCGCCCTGGAAGGAGCACGCGGCGCCGACGTCGACGGCGTACGCGTCCACTCCGTACGCCTGCGCGGCCTCCTGGCGCACCAGGAGGTCATCCTCGGCGCCGAGGGCGAGACCCTCACCATCCGGCACGACTCGCTGCATCACAGCAGCTTCATGCCCGGCATCCTGCTCGGTGTCCGGCGCGTCGTCGGGGCCCCGGGGCTCACCGTCGGCCTGGAACACTTCCTCGACCTCGCCTGA
- a CDS encoding M16 family metallopeptidase, with amino-acid sequence MTSPGFKATARTSSEARAVARTRTLVKGVNGVGTVRRTTLPGGLRVVTETLPSVRSATFGIWVQAGSRDETPALGGATHYLEHLLFKGTGRRSALDISSAIDAVGGEMNAFTAKEYTCYYARVLDTDLPLAVDIVCDMLTGSLIEEADVEAERGVILEEIAMTDDDPGDIVHDLFAQTMFGDSPLGRPVLGTVETVEALDRERITRYYKKHYDPRHLIVAAAGNVDHAALVRQVRAAFEKAGALTRTDAVPVAPRAGVRALRTAGKVEVLDRSTEQAHVVLGMPGLARTDERRWALGVLNTALGGGMSSRLFQEVREKRGLAYSVYSYTSGFADCGLFGVYAGCRPGQVGDVLKICRDELDRAAAGGLDDDELARAIGQLSGATVLGLEDTGALMNRVGKSELCWGDHLSTDDLLARIAAVTPDDVREVARDLLGRRPSLAVIGPLGDKDAARLDEAVS; translated from the coding sequence GTGACGTCCCCCGGCTTCAAGGCGACGGCCCGCACCTCTTCGGAGGCGCGGGCCGTCGCCCGTACCCGCACCCTCGTCAAGGGCGTGAACGGCGTCGGCACCGTCCGCCGCACCACCCTGCCCGGCGGCCTCCGCGTCGTCACCGAGACCCTTCCCTCGGTCCGCTCCGCGACCTTCGGCATCTGGGTCCAGGCCGGCTCCCGTGACGAGACCCCGGCGCTCGGCGGCGCCACCCACTACCTGGAACACCTCCTCTTCAAGGGCACCGGGCGACGTAGTGCCCTCGACATCTCCTCCGCCATCGACGCGGTCGGCGGCGAGATGAACGCCTTCACGGCGAAGGAGTACACCTGCTACTACGCGCGCGTCCTCGACACCGATCTGCCGCTCGCCGTCGACATCGTCTGCGACATGCTGACCGGCTCCCTCATCGAGGAGGCGGACGTCGAGGCGGAGCGCGGGGTCATCCTCGAAGAGATCGCGATGACCGACGACGACCCCGGCGACATCGTGCACGACCTGTTCGCGCAGACCATGTTCGGCGACTCGCCGCTGGGCCGGCCCGTCCTCGGCACGGTCGAGACCGTCGAGGCCCTCGACCGCGAGCGCATCACGCGCTACTACAAGAAGCACTACGACCCCCGGCACCTGATCGTCGCCGCCGCGGGCAATGTCGACCACGCCGCTCTCGTACGGCAGGTGCGGGCGGCCTTCGAGAAAGCCGGCGCGCTCACCCGCACCGACGCGGTCCCCGTCGCCCCGCGCGCGGGCGTGCGCGCCCTGCGCACCGCCGGGAAGGTCGAGGTCCTCGACCGCTCCACCGAGCAGGCCCATGTCGTCCTCGGGATGCCGGGTCTCGCCCGTACCGACGAGCGCCGCTGGGCGCTCGGTGTCCTCAACACGGCCCTGGGCGGTGGCATGAGCTCACGCCTGTTCCAGGAGGTACGGGAGAAGCGCGGCCTGGCGTACAGCGTCTACTCGTACACCTCGGGCTTCGCGGACTGCGGCCTCTTCGGCGTCTACGCGGGCTGCCGCCCCGGCCAGGTCGGGGACGTGCTGAAGATCTGCCGCGACGAGCTCGACCGGGCCGCCGCCGGCGGACTCGACGACGACGAGCTCGCCCGCGCCATCGGGCAGCTCTCGGGCGCCACCGTGCTGGGCCTGGAGGACACCGGCGCCCTCATGAACCGGGTCGGCAAGAGCGAACTGTGCTGGGGCGACCACCTCTCCACGGACGACCTCCTCGCCAGGATCGCCGCGGTCACCCCGGACGACGTCCGCGAAGTGGCCCGCGATCTACTGGGCCGGCGCCCCTCGCTCGCGGTCATCGGACCGCTCGGCGACAAGGACGCGGCCCGCCTGGACGAAGCGGTCTCCTGA